Genomic segment of Gasterosteus aculeatus chromosome 4, fGasAcu3.hap1.1, whole genome shotgun sequence:
GTATTTCAGACATCGGGAGAGTGTGAGACTTAAAACGAGACGCAGGATCCGCTGAGTTAATAACGCGTGATAGTGTTTGTCCGCCTAGAAATCAAACTGCAGATTTATAGAAGTGACAGCACAGTGACACAGGACCCAACCTCAAAGACGtctgtccatgtgtgtgcacgGGTGACATTTCTCTCGTTACAAACGTCCCTATTGTCTCTTCTCTGCAGCTCCTAGCCCAGGACTGGCCGTTCGGCGTGTACATCTGTAAGCTGATGCCATTCATCCAAAAGGCCTCCGTGGGAATCACTGTCCTCAGCCTGTGTGCTCTCAGTATTGACCGGTATGTGGACCTCTGCTcttcacacacccacacacacacacacacacagtacatgtCCGTGCTGAACGCGGCCCATGCGTATGTCTGTTTGTGTAGCTACCACGCGGTGACGTCGTGGAGCAGGGTGAAGGGGATGGGCATCCCTCTGTGGAAGGCGGCGGAGGTGACGCTGATCTGGCTGGTCGCCGTGATGCTCGCGGTCCCCGAGGCGCTGGCGTACGACATGCGGGAGATACAGTACGGAGGCAACAAGCTGCGCGTGTGTATGATCCACGCGGAACAGACGGCCAGCTTCATAAAGGTAAAGTCCTCCGAACGGGACTCATTCAACATTCATGGAGTGTTAGTTTCTTATTTCTCATGAGACATAATCAAGCCCGAGCTGGTGGACTATTTAAAGAGAAAGTTTGTGCCAAACCAAAACAAGGCGAAAACGTATTTAATGTATTTCTACCAAATTTCGAGTTGTCCCTGTACATTATGCCATAATTATTGTGCTCTGGCGAGAGGCCTGTggcttttaaaaggaaaagcgtagactgtaaaataaaaaaatataaaaacctcacagaataaactaataataataataacaacagtaataatattaaatgattcattattattaactCAAATATAGTGTGATAATGTGCAGGGAATCAatttgtcaaatgtatttttatttaatgcatttttcaaTACGATTAACTTGTTGACCATACAGTTTTCATACTCAAGATCCGatcttattttaaaaaactCCCGCTAACTTGTTTTTAGTGTAATTCAgtaaaataaactgttttaaGGCAATAATAACAATTTAAACACGGCAGCAGTTTGAACTTTGAACAGTGAGTCACGTCTTGGgtcttaaataaatacatgaattgCACTTTTTGTTTTGCGGTTGTACTGTACTTTCTTTGACCGGCTCTTCTTTCCTTGTCCAGTTCTACCAGGACGTGAAGGACTGGTGGCTGTTTGGCTTCTATTTCTGCCTCCCGCTGGCCTGTACAGGGATCTTCTACACACTCATGTCATGCGAGATGCTCAGCCGCAAAAAGGGCATGCGCATCGCACTCAACGACCACATGAAACAGGTACGCGCTCAAACGACCCGCTCGGATCCACTGCGGCCAGGAGGCTCGGAAAGACAGGAGGCGTCAACCTTtatctcttgtgtgtgtgtgtgtgtgtgtgtgtgtgtgtgtgtgtgtgtgtgtgtgtgtgtgtgtgtgtgtgtgtgtgtgtgtctgcgcagcGACGGGAAGTAGCGAAGACGGTGTTCTGCCTGGTGTTGATTTTCGCTCTCTGCTGGCTGCCCCTCCACCTCAGCCGTATTCTGAAGAAAACCATCTATGACGAGAGCGACCCCAACCGCTGCGAGCTGCTCAGGTACCGTGGATACAAGATGCAAACATCACGGGAGCGTTGTTCTCCGCTCCGCGACTTCCTGTAGACCTGACGGTCAActgtccctttccccccccccccagcttcctCTTGGTGATGGATTACATCGGCATCAACATGGCCTCCCTCAACTCCTGCATTAACCCCATTGCCCTCTACTTTGTCAGCCAGAAGTTTAAAAACTGCTTCCAGGTAGGAGGGTGTACACACTGGCAATAAAAACACTGTATTACTGGAAAACGCAGTCAGCAGAAAGCTAACAAcattgtgtgtgggtgtgtgtgtgtgtgtgtcgtttgtTGTCTTGCAGTCTTGCCTGTGCTGCTGGTGCTACAGAACGTCTCCACTGGACGAacgagggtctggaggacgctGGAAGGGCTCCTGTCACGGGAACGGACTAGACCGCTCCAGCTCCCGCTCCAGCCAGAAATACACCAGCTcttcatagacacacacacacacacctacacacacacacacacacacacacacacacacacgacacgcCACCTCTTCTGCCAAAGACCACACGTTTGCATCAGCTCACATCAATGAGAAACAGTTGCCACCGGCAACCGGCCTAGGGCGAGAAACAGAAACGAGGTAGCGAGGTTGAAGCCACTTCTACGGGACTCAGAGTAAGACGGTAAAATAAACCCGGATGGAGCCAAACCGATGAGACAACAGGACGAAGACAAAGTCACACTAACTGTAAAACGGATGTGTGGTGATCACACTGAGGCTGGTGCCGAGGACTGAGCCTTTTCTCAGTGGACCGACGCGGTCAAAACCTTTATAAAGAATGTTTATTAGCCGCATGTAAATATATGTACAGGAGTATTTACGAGCTCACTGCAGAGCGATCATTACCCCAAACCAATGTATGAGACGTATGACACCAATGTATGACACCAATGTATGACACCAATGTATGACACCAATGTATGAGACCAATGTATGAGACCAATGTATGAGACCAATGTATGAGACCAATGTATGAGACCAATGTATGAGACCAATGTATGAGACCAATGTATGAGACCAATGTATGAGACCAATGTATGAGACCAATGTATGAGACCAATGTATGACACCAATGTATGACACCAATGTATGAGACCAATGTATGACACCAATGTATGAGACCAATGTATGCTGTATGCTGCCTGTCTCTGTGCCACAGAGACACTGTGATCTTGAGTCTGGTTTCAAAAGGTCttgtttttatattgtattcttctttttttaaatgcatgacTGATCCTCAGCGGAGAAACACAGACACTAATAATCTGACAATCAACTACAAGCTGTCGTTGAGCTGCCTGTGGACCACAGAGACCCCATACCACAGTGAAGTGGTTAGATGTTAAGAACCAATCATCGAAAATGTTTTATCTGGAAATGATCGCTGCGCGGAGTCATGTGGCAGCCAGCTGTTTCCCCACATGAATGTTGAAAAACACCAGATGACTCCAAGCTGCACAGACGAGATCTTTTCTTCTTGCTTGAGTTTTTGCTATCGCACGCGTGTAACTGTCTGTCGCACGCGTGTAAGACTTAACCTCTAGGAAGTGTTTCTATTTTTCTAAGAAGTATATCACAAGAGATGTGAAGCCTGCGTAGTCTGACATTCTGAgatgttcatttattatttcCAAATACTTTCCTTCTAGGTCATGTTGCAACCATGTCTTCTGAGAGCAGCTGGCAGGAAAACGCTCCAAATATGGACCAATTCGTGCTTAAGCCGGGAGTTGTTATAGTGgggattacatttatttaactttgtAATGGTCATAGGAAACATTTAGATGTACTAGTCGCTTCCGTTTGAATGTAACCCAGGAAACCGTGTCCTGTGTGCTGAGATACGGCTGAAATAGATGTGATTCATGTAGTAATCTCCATTTCCAGTAGCCGTATGTGACCCATCAAGCCTTGTATGACTTCATACTGATATGTAACTTCATTTAGAGGAGATTGTGTACTGGAAACTGAAACCAAGCGAAGACTTTTATAACTAATTTGAGTTTGAAGATCAAATGCGAAATGTGAATATTGGCTGTGGCGTTTTAAGATAACATTTATACTTTATACTTATTTGTTGAGAATATGAtgtaataaatattgttttatagcATTTGTATTGTTTGACTTATTTAATAAAGTAGTGTGCATGCATTCAGGGTAATTTCCAGTGAGTAGTGATGCAGTCTTACTGCATTTAAATTATTCACATGTTATACAATATACAGTATCTGCACACATCAAAGGTCCCTTGGGGGTATTAGACTACAGCCTTGGGGCTGTTATTCTTTCTAACTTGTACAAGTGACGTAATCATGGACGTACACAATTCTTTATTGAGAATCCTTAAaactcttcttttaaaaaaagttttattccATTTATTCGCTCCGTTTTAGTCAACTCTCCCTCTTGCACCACGTGAGTGCTTGTGTTCCGCTGCGGGATGTTACCTCATCTGTAACTTAATCAAGCACGTACAAAGCAGGTGGTGTGCACCCTCATCGAAAGGAAACCAAACTAATGACTCCGACATGCACCACAAAAAGAACTGATCCCGTGTCTCTCATTTATCCATGCAGCTGTAACCACATGTCCCCCTCCCAACTTCACAGACTAATGCACTTGGTCAGCGGCCACGGCCTTCAAGCTATGGCGCTCTGCGCTTAGGGTCGGTTCTCGACGTGTCAAAAGTACACTAGTTAACTCACAACTCCCGTGACTAACGAGTCACATGGCGACTTGGGAAGAACTGATTGAAGGTGTACCAACTCTAACATTTTAGCATGTTCATGGTAGTCTTCTGAAGGTCCTGAACGAGCATGTCTGCAGGTGAGAGATTGGTCATCTGGTGACCTGGTGCATCAGAACAGAACAACTCGGGGCTAAACACATGGAAAACAGTGAAGATGGCTGTGAACTGTGTTCCTCATCAGCCCGcattaccaccccccccccaaaccctcaCTCAATGCCGTGTAGTCCTTCCACATCCTGGCGTCCATCTTGCCTTGGGCCCCGAGCAAGAAAGATCACAGAGGATGTACTTTCCCTAAATCCGGCTCACCCTCAGCCCGCGTATCTCTAACGTTTTTGGTACAGTTTAACCCCAAAGGGAACTCTTGATGCTCAGCATGGATGACCAGATAAATACCTGGTTTTAAAGTCATTTTGTTTAGTCAATAAATAATTACAATTGATGATAGAAGTAAGTTCTTatcttattttttccttttgaagcaCATTGAAATTATGGCTGTCATGTTCTATATGGTTCAACTTGAGGGCATCTTGGGGAGTCACACTGTTTTATTAACAAAGTTTGACCTTTACTGTTCATGCATCGTGAAATGCgcttcaaatcttttttttttttcccccccatcagCTGCGGGAGAGCACTATGTAGAAAATAATCTTTCGACTCAGCGGTGCACAGCTGTGGTGTAACAGAGCGCTGCACCCTGTGAACAAAAACAATCATCTGTGATACAAATCGCCAGAGGTTGCTTGTCACTGTATTTCTTAACAACCAGGTTAGTTTGCAACTCCTTTCAGACAAGGTCTTAAAAGAAACCATGTTACAAACAACTTCTTACAAGCCATTCACTGGTTGAAACGGATTGCTTTGGACAAATACACATGGTTCGGTTTCAAGAAGCAGATTCACAGATATTGCTGCCAAATCCCCTGAAAGACCTTTCACGCCGGCCAGATCTTCTCCACAGCTCTTGGAAACAGCCACACAtccttttgtgtttattttctttctcttaaaaACCACACAGTCGTGTTCGTAGCCAGCGACCCCTGGGgtcacagccacacacactgcatggatagtctgatgaaggacaaacaccaaccgaATAGACCTGCATAAAATTACTTAATTAGCGCAACAAATCAGACTCACAACTTTACAAGTGCTGCATTATAAGATATCTGAAAAGcaggagggaaaagagagaCGCTTATTgattacaaaatgtgttttaaaaaaaaaagcttgccgTGAGTGAGGCCTTCCTGCACTAAAAGCTTCAGgacattttttaacaaaaccACATTAAACACCTAATGTCCAGCAGCATCCTCGCATTTGAATCCAACTCTCAGTCCTCTGCAGAACGCCGTTCTCTCTCTGTTGGTCTTCAGCTGTActatcaaacaaagaaacagccCCACAAAATAACACCGGCGAGTTATTCTTTTGCTTAGAGAAACGTTCCTTCACATCAGTCTCCCGGCGTCATCATTGGTCAACTCTGCATAAAACAATATCTCCAGTCTTGCGCTCACCCTTGATGTGGTCTTGTACGCTGTGAGTGCTTTAAATTGTGCTGcgccaatgcaaaaaaaagggggaaatggaAATTGGGGTTAAAGGAACATTGGCAGTTTGAGTCCTGTCGTCAAAGAAGAAACGAGCACAGTGAAACACATTCCTTCTCTTACCAAGTCTAATTTTTTTGCAGTAGTAAGAGGCACCCTTATGACTGTGTCAGCTGACTTAAGACCTGTGTACTTTGCTTTCACCAAAATCCTTCACTTATCctttttacttgttttcttGTCGGGCGACACTAAAAATGAAGCCGAGCCAAGGAGACGGTAAGTGTtgggttcaaaaatgaagaaaagtcagacggacagagggcatcgcagataaaatcaaatgtatttaataaaagagatgtgttgtggtaaaaagaacctctcagctgaggagccgctggtctcagcgaccaacaggccccaggtcagtcctttgacccccatagtgcccgtctgtcgtctccaccagcgaactctagaacaatggttcctacaggtatttataacaatgcttaaaggtgtgaaagtcagtgtccactcctctgggagtggtcttctggtgagttcaatgtaactctgATTTCGATtgaccctcagtcaatatcagttgttgtgcaagtattacatgcatgcattcaggttgattacattacatcaaatacaatcatagctgtacattggtattattctattacagttgcagaattacagtggttttaca
This window contains:
- the LOC120818050 gene encoding endothelin receptor type B, yielding MRAAASLLLCLLMVAEAGASRFARDAQGGSAASEPARSNASVPLALPQPGRPRASFPPMCLKRTEITHAFKYVNTIVSCLIFVVGFIGNSTLLKIIYKNKCMRNGPNVLIGSLALGDLLYIIIAIPINVFKLLAQDWPFGVYICKLMPFIQKASVGITVLSLCALSIDRYHAVTSWSRVKGMGIPLWKAAEVTLIWLVAVMLAVPEALAYDMREIQYGGNKLRVCMIHAEQTASFIKFYQDVKDWWLFGFYFCLPLACTGIFYTLMSCEMLSRKKGMRIALNDHMKQRREVAKTVFCLVLIFALCWLPLHLSRILKKTIYDESDPNRCELLSFLLVMDYIGINMASLNSCINPIALYFVSQKFKNCFQSCLCCWCYRTSPLDERGSGGRWKGSCHGNGLDRSSSRSSQKYTSSS